The Hahella sp. HNIBRBA332 genome window below encodes:
- a CDS encoding diacylglycerol kinase family protein, which produces MQVAEIKRHNVPTVERKLVMLVNLGSGKGRSGDSMAQLESAPASVRDRILSTHSIRQGIGLQETIRRAAQEARQNQAVLVVVGGDGTINAALPHILEQGVTFAVVPGGTFNLFAKEHKLPENFAEALDVALNGVVKAIPLYQVNDILFAVNASLGLYPRIIQARESHQKRFGRFRWVAFLSGVWTCLTQARPQRMKLTSEGLSRAINTPLLFSTISHMQLELLNLQDVKAADDQGFVAIVLKAKERLQLMKLLGRMALGMPESPEYYEYMVCRELEISSHRKSLRIVVDGEIRKVSTPVRMRALPSAALFVAPQKPEKNAK; this is translated from the coding sequence ATGCAAGTAGCTGAAATAAAGAGACATAACGTTCCTACGGTAGAGCGTAAGCTAGTGATGCTGGTTAACCTCGGCTCCGGCAAGGGACGTTCTGGAGATTCAATGGCGCAGTTGGAGTCAGCGCCGGCGAGTGTAAGAGATCGGATACTGTCTACGCACAGCATTCGTCAGGGCATCGGCCTGCAGGAAACCATCCGCAGGGCGGCGCAGGAAGCGAGGCAGAACCAGGCCGTTCTGGTCGTGGTTGGCGGAGACGGCACGATCAACGCCGCCTTGCCTCACATCCTGGAGCAAGGGGTGACCTTCGCCGTTGTTCCCGGCGGCACTTTCAACCTGTTTGCGAAAGAGCATAAGTTGCCGGAGAACTTTGCGGAAGCCCTGGACGTCGCCCTTAATGGCGTGGTTAAGGCGATTCCTTTATACCAGGTCAACGACATACTGTTCGCGGTTAACGCCAGCTTGGGACTGTACCCTCGTATTATTCAGGCGCGTGAATCTCATCAGAAGCGATTTGGGCGGTTTCGCTGGGTGGCGTTTTTGTCAGGCGTGTGGACCTGCCTGACCCAGGCCAGGCCGCAACGGATGAAATTAACGTCGGAAGGTCTCTCCCGCGCCATCAATACGCCGCTGCTGTTCAGCACCATCAGCCATATGCAATTGGAGCTGTTGAACCTGCAGGATGTGAAAGCGGCGGATGATCAGGGTTTTGTCGCCATTGTGCTGAAAGCCAAGGAGCGTCTGCAGTTGATGAAGTTGCTGGGGCGTATGGCGTTAGGCATGCCGGAGAGTCCTGAGTATTATGAATATATGGTTTGTCGGGAATTGGAAATCAGCTCTCACCGCAAGTCGTTGCGGATAGTGGTGGACGGTGAGATTCGTAAAGTATCGACGCC
- a CDS encoding DUF1328 domain-containing protein: MLYWSIVFFVVALVAGVLGFTGIAAATADIAQILFVIFLVLFVISIIAGGFRRNRL, translated from the coding sequence ATGTTGTACTGGTCAATTGTATTTTTTGTCGTAGCGCTGGTAGCAGGCGTACTTGGATTTACCGGTATTGCCGCAGCGACTGCCGATATTGCACAAATTCTGTTCGTTATCTTTCTGGTGCTTTTCGTGATCAGCATTATCGCCGGAGGATTCCGCAGAAACCGATTATAG
- a CDS encoding ferredoxin--NADP reductase: MSGMRKETVTSVRHWNDTLFSFTTSRDPSFRFKNGHFIMIGLEQDSGRPLMRAYSIASANYEEELEFFSIKVPDGPLTSRLQKISVGDEIIMSRKPTGTLIVDHLLPGRNLYLISTGTGLAPFMSIIKDPETYERFDKVILTHGVRYVSELAYQNLIREELPQNEFFGELVQEKLIYYPTVTREDYPTQGRITDSMESGKLFSDIGLPEMDPEYDRFMVCGSPSMLKDTCAILDSRGFTEARQGELGHYVIERAFVES, encoded by the coding sequence ATGTCAGGAATGCGTAAAGAAACGGTCACCAGCGTGCGTCATTGGAACGACACTCTGTTTAGCTTTACCACCAGTCGCGATCCGTCTTTCCGTTTTAAAAACGGACATTTCATTATGATTGGCCTGGAGCAAGACAGCGGTCGCCCGCTGATGCGCGCCTACAGCATCGCCAGCGCCAACTACGAAGAAGAACTGGAGTTTTTCAGCATCAAAGTGCCTGACGGTCCTTTGACATCCCGTTTGCAGAAAATCAGCGTCGGCGATGAAATCATCATGAGCCGCAAGCCCACCGGCACCCTGATCGTGGATCACCTGCTGCCAGGGCGTAATTTATATCTGATCAGCACCGGCACCGGTTTGGCTCCTTTCATGAGCATTATCAAAGATCCGGAAACCTATGAGCGCTTTGATAAAGTCATTCTGACCCATGGCGTGCGTTATGTTTCCGAGCTGGCTTATCAGAATCTGATCCGCGAAGAGTTGCCGCAGAACGAATTCTTCGGTGAGCTCGTACAGGAAAAACTGATTTACTACCCCACTGTCACCCGTGAAGATTATCCCACACAGGGCCGTATCACTGACTCGATGGAAAGCGGCAAGCTGTTTTCCGACATTGGTTTGCCGGAGATGGACCCTGAGTATGACCGCTTCATGGTGTGCGGCAGCCCCAGCATGTTGAAAGACACCTGCGCCATCCTGGATTCCCGCGGCTTCACTGAGGCCCGCCAAGGCGAACTGGGACACTATGTTATCGAGCGCGCATTCGTCGAAAGTTGA
- a CDS encoding LysR family transcriptional regulator, with product MHYTLRQLEIFLAAAHFENITQAAKSLSMSQSAASDALRNLESQFNIQLFDRIGKSLQLNELGRMLRPRVEALIERARDLELDFQQHTDIGSLKVGATLSIGNYLAVSIMADFMQQHPGAKVSLEVANTTTIAGKVLNFELDVGLVEGEINHNELEVIPWRDDELKIFCAPDHPLAQKKVLSDEDLVRASWILRERGSGTRQAFEWAMHGILPDLKVSIELQHTEAIKRAVEAKLGIGCLSRVTLVDAFKRGSLAPLEAPHRNFQRRFYFILHKEKYRSAGIENWLELCRQLT from the coding sequence ATGCACTACACCCTGCGACAATTGGAAATATTTCTGGCCGCCGCGCACTTCGAGAACATCACCCAGGCCGCGAAAAGCCTGTCTATGTCTCAATCCGCAGCCAGTGACGCGCTGCGTAATCTGGAGTCCCAATTCAATATTCAATTGTTCGACCGCATCGGCAAAAGCCTCCAGCTCAACGAACTGGGGCGCATGCTGCGTCCCCGGGTGGAAGCGCTGATAGAGCGCGCTCGCGACCTGGAGTTGGACTTTCAACAGCATACGGATATCGGATCACTGAAAGTGGGCGCCACGCTGTCCATCGGTAACTATCTGGCGGTCAGCATCATGGCGGATTTCATGCAGCAACATCCCGGCGCCAAGGTATCCCTGGAGGTGGCCAATACCACCACTATCGCAGGCAAGGTGCTTAATTTTGAATTAGATGTGGGCCTGGTGGAAGGGGAAATCAATCACAATGAGCTGGAAGTGATTCCCTGGCGCGACGATGAGCTGAAAATCTTCTGCGCTCCCGACCATCCGCTGGCGCAGAAGAAAGTGCTGAGCGACGAGGATCTGGTGCGCGCCAGCTGGATATTAAGAGAACGAGGATCGGGAACACGGCAGGCGTTTGAATGGGCGATGCACGGCATTCTTCCTGACCTCAAGGTCTCCATCGAGCTACAGCACACCGAGGCAATAAAACGCGCCGTGGAGGCCAAGCTGGGCATTGGTTGTCTGTCGCGGGTGACACTGGTGGACGCATTCAAGCGCGGTAGTCTGGCGCCGTTGGAGGCGCCGCATCGGAACTTCCAGCGCCGCTTCTACTTTATTCTGCATAAAGAAAAGTACCGCAGCGCCGGCATCGAAAACTGGCTGGAGTTATGCCGCCAGCTTACCTGA
- a CDS encoding GNAT family N-acetyltransferase, whose amino-acid sequence MKVLETERLTLRWLQLEDDHFILALLNDPSWIRFIGDRGIRTREGARQYIQNGPLAMYEREGFGLYLVELKQDGAPVGMCGLIKREGLDDVDIGFAFMPQFRSQGYAYEAARAVLDYGATKLGMSRIVGIVDQSNASSIRLLEKIGMAMEKTTRLPNDDVDLFLYGVNFS is encoded by the coding sequence ATGAAGGTATTGGAGACAGAGCGTTTAACGCTTCGGTGGCTGCAGCTGGAGGATGACCATTTTATTTTGGCGCTGTTGAACGATCCATCATGGATACGCTTTATCGGCGACCGTGGGATAAGAACGCGGGAGGGCGCGCGTCAGTATATCCAAAATGGTCCGTTGGCGATGTATGAAAGGGAAGGATTCGGGCTCTATCTGGTGGAGCTTAAGCAGGATGGCGCTCCAGTCGGCATGTGCGGATTGATCAAGCGGGAAGGGCTGGATGATGTGGATATAGGATTCGCTTTCATGCCTCAGTTCCGTTCGCAGGGGTACGCCTACGAGGCGGCCAGGGCGGTGCTGGATTACGGCGCGACTAAACTGGGAATGAGCCGCATTGTCGGCATTGTGGACCAGAGTAACGCCAGCTCGATTCGCTTGTTGGAGAAAATCGGCATGGCGATGGAGAAGACCACCCGACTTCCCAATGACGATGTCGACTTGTTTCTGTATGGCGTTAACTTCTCCTGA
- a CDS encoding AraC family transcriptional regulator, translated as MKALYEKVRYPEDASWRFFLRQLDELPFQWHYHPEYELTYTLNSAGQRYVGDHVDRYESGDLVLIGPNLPHSWRSSQRPDEKAPHTVYVLWFNQQWVDRLLESFPEYGDVGELLRQSRRGLRFRPADYSVVDRLFKGLPEQDPRSRLLTLLSLLGDLAQTPYRPLASANFYSGATNRREQDILDGILEAAHQAFADKLTIGDMARRHNMSVSKFSRFFSKHMNQSFNQYLTQIRLGQACSKLINTAAPIALIAEQTGFNNLSNFNRLFKKHKGVTPQGFRKRFTAAGQ; from the coding sequence ATGAAAGCGCTCTATGAAAAAGTCAGATATCCGGAGGACGCGTCATGGCGCTTTTTTCTGCGTCAGCTGGACGAACTGCCGTTTCAGTGGCATTACCATCCTGAATACGAGCTTACCTACACTCTGAATAGCGCCGGTCAACGTTATGTGGGCGATCATGTGGATCGCTACGAATCCGGCGATCTGGTATTGATAGGGCCGAATCTGCCCCATAGCTGGCGCTCCTCGCAACGGCCTGATGAAAAAGCGCCGCATACGGTTTACGTGCTGTGGTTCAATCAGCAGTGGGTGGATCGCTTGTTGGAGAGTTTTCCCGAATATGGCGATGTGGGCGAATTACTCAGGCAAAGTCGACGTGGATTGCGCTTTCGACCAGCGGACTACTCAGTGGTGGATCGACTGTTTAAAGGGCTTCCAGAGCAAGACCCACGGAGTCGTCTGCTTACCTTGCTTTCGTTACTGGGGGATCTGGCGCAGACGCCTTATCGCCCGCTGGCGTCGGCGAATTTTTATTCCGGCGCCACTAATCGGCGTGAACAGGATATCCTGGACGGTATTTTGGAGGCCGCCCATCAGGCGTTCGCCGATAAGCTGACGATTGGCGATATGGCGCGACGACACAACATGAGCGTGAGCAAATTCAGCCGCTTCTTCAGTAAGCACATGAATCAAAGCTTTAATCAGTATTTGACCCAGATTCGCCTGGGGCAGGCCTGTTCAAAACTGATCAATACCGCGGCGCCGATAGCGCTTATTGCAGAACAGACCGGGTTTAATAATCTTTCCAACTTCAACCGTTTGTTCAAGAAGCATAAAGGCGTGACGCCGCAAGGTTTTCGCAAACGTTTTACTGCAGCGGGGCAATGA